GAAGGAAGTGACTAAACCGGCTTCAGAAGATTTTTTTGATGTAATTCCTCTTGAAATATTTTATAATATTTTGGGTGGAGCTGTCTTGGTCGCTTTGCTTATTTTTTTGGAACAGTACTTATAAAAGACAAGAAGTCCTAATATTCATAGTCGTTTCATCAGTTACTGAACAATTTTGAAGAAAACACCATTTTGTAGTGCCCCCAAAAAGTTAGACACTTTTTGGGGGCATTTTTATGAATTCGCGGCAGCAGCCCTGATTATAGTTCTAACTTCGCTATGGCAAGTATTAAAACAATATCAAAATCTGAAAAAGCAAATGTTAAGCTTTCCACTGAAGACTTTGCCCTGGAGCATCTCGTCATACGACTTTTTGTTTGCATTTTTATTGCCTTTATTGTCCATTTTATTATCGTTAAACTAATTCGATTTAAATAGATTTTAAGTTACAATATAGGCAGAATACGATATCAAATTGCTAATAGATGCTCTTTAAAAATGGTTGTTTTCTCAATTGCTGTTCGTATTGTTCTTTGCTTATAAATGGCCATAGTTCATAATCTCCAGAACGCTTAAATTCTTCAAACTGCTCTTTCCGCTCATTTAGTTTTACATTATAATGTTGTCCCAAACTCAGGGCAGTAAATAACAAGTCTTTAAATGAAAACCGTAATAGCGGATTTATATGATCAAAATAAGGCCACTCGTACTCAAAATCTGAATTTAGAAATAAAATAAAACGAGCAATGTCTTTCAGTTCTTTATCAGAAAACTGGTATTTGCCAGAAAGTTTATGATTTTCTAAGTCGCTATATAAACACCAGCTTAATTCGAGCATTGGTCTTATGATAGGATCATCAAATTTGGCTTGTTTTGAAGAATAATAATGTTCAGGAAGATAACCAAAGGAAACATTATCTAATATCTCCTCTTCAAACTCATCATTGCTAATAAGCCCGATGGTTAAATGTCTTAAATGGTACGCAAGTACCTTTCTGCGTGCTAAGTCAACCATATCAGAACGTTTTCTTAAAGATAAGCAAATATTCATTTGTTAAGATGTTAAGCAAACTTCACCTCCCCATTCCCACCATTCACCGAGTTTTCCTGTCCGTTGCTCTAAAGCCTGTATGCTAGGTGCGTATTGTGTTGTAGTTTCGAGTCAACAAATAAGAACAACAAAACTAACACAATAAAATAAAGACATTATGAAAACTCTAGTAAAAACATTCACAGCAGCCTTAATCGCAGTATCGACATTCGCTATGGCCGCTGAAGGACCAGGTTCAAAATCAGCAAAAGCAACTGTTAACCTTTCCACAGCAGACTTTGCTCTTGAACATTATGTTGCGGTAACCACCGAAGGTGAATCAGCAGGCGTGGAGCAATTATTTGCAGAAGATTTCAGCCAGAAAGCTAATGCAACTACCAATAACCGTGACGAGGTCGTTAAATTCTTTAAAAAACAAAAAGGGGAGAAGCTAAACTGTACGGTAACTACCGACATTATCGAAGAGTCAGCCGATTATATGGTCGCAAAGGTAACTTTGAAGTTTGAAAACTTTACCAAGACTGACCTTGTGACGTTGATGCGCGAAGGCAATATGTGGAAAGTATCCAAATCAATCAATTCATATAAGTAGTATCTCTTTACTGGTGGTTTGCCAGTCATAAAAAGGCAAACCACTAGTGAATCATATGTTTATTAAGGCCACATCGCGAGATGTGGCTTTTTCTGTTTTTTGAGATGACAAGATAGCGACTTTTCGGTTGTTCCGCTTTACCGATTACATAGCCTTAGTTTCCCTCATTTTGACTCTTGGTGAAGTCTAAGTTTGTGTAAGATTTAAAAACACAACATTATGGCAAATCAATTTCTTATTAAAAACACTATGGCAGATATGCGCGCGCTATCTGCGGCAGAAGTCACAGCATTAACCAACGGTACGTATAATGGCGTACAGCTTTTAGGCTATTACCAAGCAGGAGATACACCTGATCCGATTGATTACTACCTATCTTCTACAACAGTTCCTGATGACGGTGGTAGCGTTATCCTTGTGGGAGGAGGGGTACTTGAACACAATTTTGTGGGAAATGTAAACATTCGGTATTTTGGTGCAAAAGGAGATTTTATTCAGGATGATACCCAAGTAATACAAAAAGCATTAACCTATTCTAATAAAGATGGGATCTCATCAGTTTACTTTCCAACGGGACATTATCTTATCACCGATACCTTAATTCCCCCGAGTGATTGTATGTTATATGGAGACGGTAATAAATCCCATCTCGAATTTAAACACGAACCTTTTTCTATTTCGGGGACTGTAAAATGGATGTTTAGGTTATTTAATCACAAGAATATTTCATTCCAAAACTTGCAATTGGATGGAGGAGCAACGACTAACAGGCTCCCTGTATCACCTACAAATCCTATCAGCAAATGGAATGTTAATGGTGCAGAGTTTTTGATCTATTTTAATCCGATCTGTGACGGAGCGGTGGATAATATTAGTATTACCAATTGCTCCATCAAACGCTCATGGAGCTCGGGGATCCAGAGTTATGGCAGATCCGCAGAATGCTATCCGCATCCGTTGACAACCAATATCCGTATTACGGACTGTTATTTCACTGAGACCGGTCATCATGGAGTCGGATTTAATGAGGTAGCTAATGCGACTGTATCCAACAATAATTTTGTCAATGTAGGCCGATGCATGCCAGAGCCAACAAATATGTATGGCAGCGGTCTAGCTGTCGATTGTTCAGGCGGATGTCAGGATATTGTTGTATCCAATAATACGGTAGATGGTGCCGCTGGAGGTTTTAAATGCGAGAGTCATATTGTTTCAGTTAGCGCTAGTTTTCCGGATGGTATTAATTATTCACGTCGTATAGTTTTTTCTAACAATACGATTAAAAATCTCTATTTGGATTCCGCCATGGGGACTTCTAATTTCTTTATCATTTTCTACGGAATTAGGTTGGCTGGTGACAGTTGTATTGCTACCAACAATACTATTGTTAAACCACAAGGACATGGAGTTCTGATTTCCAGTAATGGTTCCAATTGTACTGTGTCCAACAATAAGATTATTGAAGCTCAGCGAAGCGGTATTGAAGTAGGTTCCAGTGAGGGCTTTAATACAATTTCAGATAATCGTATTATCAAACCTGTATTGCAGGGAATCACCGTAAATGGCAACAATACGCTTGTCAGTGGCAACATGGTTACCAATGCTGGCAATACAGGCATCAGATTGCTCAAAGGTGATAATTGTCAATTTATTGGCAATACAGTAGTCGATTCGGTTGGGGATGGTATCAGTGTGATACCTACTGGCACATTTACTTGCAATCATATTGATGTTGTTGATAATGTGTGTTATGATTCTCGTACAGGTACTGATCGGACTCAGGTTACAGGAATTAGCGCAAATGCTGGCTCGGTGACCAATGTTAAATCTGTAAACAATAGATGCTTTAACAATATCAATACCCAGGTGTCCGTTGCTAATAGTGCCAGGCGGAATCAAGAGATCGGCTCGAATGCATGGCAGACGCAGACTAGTAATGGAGTTGCTAGCGTCG
The window above is part of the Sphingobacterium sp. ML3W genome. Proteins encoded here:
- a CDS encoding nuclear transport factor 2 family protein, translating into MKTLVKTFTAALIAVSTFAMAAEGPGSKSAKATVNLSTADFALEHYVAVTTEGESAGVEQLFAEDFSQKANATTNNRDEVVKFFKKQKGEKLNCTVTTDIIEESADYMVAKVTLKFENFTKTDLVTLMREGNMWKVSKSINSYK
- a CDS encoding right-handed parallel beta-helix repeat-containing protein, with amino-acid sequence MANQFLIKNTMADMRALSAAEVTALTNGTYNGVQLLGYYQAGDTPDPIDYYLSSTTVPDDGGSVILVGGGVLEHNFVGNVNIRYFGAKGDFIQDDTQVIQKALTYSNKDGISSVYFPTGHYLITDTLIPPSDCMLYGDGNKSHLEFKHEPFSISGTVKWMFRLFNHKNISFQNLQLDGGATTNRLPVSPTNPISKWNVNGAEFLIYFNPICDGAVDNISITNCSIKRSWSSGIQSYGRSAECYPHPLTTNIRITDCYFTETGHHGVGFNEVANATVSNNNFVNVGRCMPEPTNMYGSGLAVDCSGGCQDIVVSNNTVDGAAGGFKCESHIVSVSASFPDGINYSRRIVFSNNTIKNLYLDSAMGTSNFFIIFYGIRLAGDSCIATNNTIVKPQGHGVLISSNGSNCTVSNNKIIEAQRSGIEVGSSEGFNTISDNRIIKPVLQGITVNGNNTLVSGNMVTNAGNTGIRLLKGDNCQFIGNTVVDSVGDGISVIPTGTFTCNHIDVVDNVCYDSRTGTDRTQVTGISANAGSVTNVKSVNNRCFNNINTQVSVANSARRNQEIGSNAWQTQTSNGVASVAGTWQVGDVLKNVNAVVQHTDPQLKYTYGWYNNAPDGRNFIPFGFLGEYTGLGSPEGVVTARQGSRYNEINESGISSIWIKRTGGGNIGWINVFQNAAPANRGLVSQSAGVANSVLPNATDLASAIALVNDLKAILNNKLQSDRNSGQQAS